From Bacteroidia bacterium, the proteins below share one genomic window:
- a CDS encoding ABC transporter permease — translation MKYNYIYHLGRYVFFIRGMFSKPEKAKIFVNRVFEEMNNIGIGSLPIVAIISVFIGAVTTVQTAYQLVSPLVPASIIGQIVSDSSILELSPTIMSLVLAGKVGSHIASEIGTMRVTEQIDALEVMGINASGYLILPKIIAALFMFPILNIISITLSIWGGITAGELTGALSQEEFLFGARETFKGFVVFFSILKAVTFSFIITSISAYQGYHTSGGALEVGTSSTRSVVYSCVMILFADYILAQLLLK, via the coding sequence ATGAAATATAATTATATTTATCATCTTGGGCGGTATGTATTCTTCATTAGAGGTATGTTCAGCAAGCCTGAAAAGGCAAAGATATTTGTAAACAGAGTCTTTGAAGAAATGAATAATATCGGCATCGGTTCGCTGCCTATTGTTGCTATCATCTCGGTCTTTATAGGTGCTGTTACTACTGTTCAGACTGCATATCAGCTTGTATCACCTCTTGTTCCTGCTTCTATTATCGGTCAGATTGTGAGCGATTCTTCTATTTTAGAATTATCTCCGACTATTATGTCGTTAGTTTTGGCGGGTAAAGTAGGTTCTCATATTGCCTCTGAAATAGGCACAATGAGGGTTACGGAGCAAATAGATGCGTTAGAAGTAATGGGTATCAATGCTTCCGGCTATTTGATTTTGCCTAAAATAATCGCTGCATTGTTTATGTTCCCTATTCTCAATATTATTTCTATTACTTTGAGCATTTGGGGAGGTATTACAGCAGGTGAACTTACCGGTGCTTTATCGCAAGAAGAGTTTTTGTTTGGCGCAAGAGAAACTTTTAAGGGATTTGTTGTGTTCTTTTCTATTCTTAAAGCGGTTACGTTTTCCTTTATTATTACTTCTATTTCTGCTTACCAAGGGTATCATACAAGCGGTGGTGCATTAGAAGTAGGAACATCCAGCACAAGATCAGTGGTGTATAGTTGTGTGATGATTTTATTTGCAGATTATATTTTAGCACAACTCCTTTTAAAATAA